In Halosegnis marinus, one genomic interval encodes:
- a CDS encoding iron-containing alcohol dehydrogenase family protein, which translates to MDVPTPFRFEYAPGVVRFGAGSVASLGEELADRGIDRALVCCGESVGATPEVRDPVESGLGERHAATFAGTSSRKALVEADEARAAYRETDADAFLALGGGSALDVAKAAAVLTASGQPVAEAAADVAETGTLAIPDGDLPPVVAVPTTLAGADLSQVAGLTATPESGGVEEAVGGGISDERLMPAAAFYDPDLFAHTPAGVLAASAMNGFDKAVETLYARNATAVSDATAIHALRLCRSALPELGGGTDDPEVLRDAVAGIMLAQYGVSRPDGSTLSLIHAFGHGLTAVSDVQQGAAHGAVAPHALRYLFDNADGRRDLLAEGFGVEADDPEAVADGVVAAVEAVRDGLGLPSRLRDTPVPESGLDRAAAVTEGDAFMEQAPADLDYTEAGLRGVLDAAW; encoded by the coding sequence ATGGACGTTCCGACACCGTTCCGCTTCGAGTACGCCCCGGGCGTCGTCCGCTTCGGCGCCGGGAGCGTCGCGTCGCTCGGCGAGGAGCTTGCCGACCGGGGAATCGACCGCGCGCTCGTCTGTTGTGGCGAGAGCGTCGGCGCGACCCCCGAGGTGCGCGACCCCGTCGAGTCGGGGCTGGGCGAGCGCCACGCCGCGACGTTCGCGGGCACGAGTTCGCGCAAGGCGCTCGTCGAGGCCGACGAGGCGCGCGCCGCGTACCGCGAGACGGACGCCGACGCCTTCCTCGCGCTTGGCGGGGGGTCGGCGCTCGACGTGGCCAAGGCCGCGGCCGTGCTGACGGCGAGCGGCCAGCCGGTCGCCGAGGCCGCGGCCGACGTGGCGGAGACGGGCACGCTCGCGATACCGGACGGCGACCTCCCGCCCGTCGTCGCGGTGCCGACGACGCTCGCCGGCGCGGACCTCTCGCAGGTGGCCGGCCTGACCGCGACGCCCGAGTCGGGCGGCGTCGAGGAGGCGGTCGGGGGCGGCATCTCCGACGAGCGGCTGATGCCCGCCGCCGCGTTCTACGACCCGGACCTGTTCGCGCACACGCCCGCCGGCGTGCTCGCCGCGTCGGCGATGAACGGCTTCGACAAGGCCGTCGAGACGCTGTACGCGCGCAACGCGACGGCCGTCTCGGACGCGACGGCGATACACGCCCTGCGGCTGTGTCGGAGCGCGTTGCCCGAACTCGGCGGCGGGACCGACGACCCCGAAGTCCTCCGCGACGCGGTGGCGGGCATCATGCTCGCCCAGTACGGCGTCTCCCGGCCGGACGGCTCCACGCTCTCGCTCATCCACGCGTTCGGCCACGGCCTGACCGCCGTGAGCGACGTACAACAGGGCGCGGCCCACGGGGCCGTCGCCCCCCACGCGCTCCGCTACCTGTTCGACAACGCCGACGGTCGCCGCGACCTGCTCGCGGAGGGGTTCGGCGTCGAGGCCGACGACCCGGAGGCCGTGGCGGACGGCGTCGTCGCGGCCGTCGAGGCGGTGCGGGACGGCCTCGGCCTGCCGTCGCGGCTGCGCGACACGCCGGTCCCCGAGTCGGGGCTCGACCGCGCCGCGGCGGTGACCGAGGGCGACGCGTTCATGGAGCAGGCCCCGGCGGACCTCGACTACACGGAGGCGGGCCTGCGGGGCGTCCTCGACGCGGCGTGGTGA
- a CDS encoding diacylglycerol/lipid kinase family protein, translated as MQIGSRRAVLNPVSGTGDHADYVTRMLEARGFAVDATEAAGDARRLGREAGERGVSELAVCGGDGTVNAVLRGLADAGHLGEVTLGVVPCGTANILAREVGIRDIDHGIELADSGPVRDVDVGYADGDPFAVSVIAGFPADASLAASSEMKERFGTLAFVITGVQQAVGFDGIEVDLDATVADGTERWHGEATCVLVGNARKFIEEGGQADMEDGLFDVAVVDRMPAGNLVAEAIGHRVLGRETPGVTHLRASELTISGPEPITFSRDGELATHETLSVRNAEKELSLRVGPDYEPHP; from the coding sequence ATGCAGATCGGCTCGCGCCGCGCGGTCCTCAACCCCGTCAGCGGCACCGGGGACCACGCCGATTACGTGACCCGGATGCTGGAGGCGCGCGGCTTCGCCGTCGACGCCACCGAGGCGGCCGGCGACGCCCGCAGGCTCGGGCGCGAGGCCGGCGAGCGCGGCGTCTCCGAGCTCGCCGTCTGTGGCGGCGACGGCACCGTCAACGCCGTCCTCCGGGGCCTCGCCGACGCCGGCCACCTCGGCGAGGTCACCCTCGGGGTCGTCCCCTGCGGGACGGCCAACATCCTCGCGCGGGAGGTCGGTATCCGCGACATCGACCACGGCATCGAGCTGGCCGACAGCGGCCCCGTCCGCGACGTCGACGTGGGCTACGCCGACGGCGACCCCTTCGCCGTCTCCGTCATCGCGGGCTTCCCGGCCGACGCCAGCCTCGCCGCCTCCTCGGAGATGAAGGAGCGGTTCGGCACGCTCGCGTTCGTCATCACGGGCGTCCAGCAGGCCGTCGGCTTCGACGGCATCGAGGTCGACCTCGACGCGACCGTCGCGGACGGCACGGAGCGGTGGCACGGCGAGGCGACCTGCGTCCTCGTCGGCAACGCCCGGAAGTTCATCGAGGAGGGCGGGCAGGCGGACATGGAGGACGGCCTGTTCGACGTGGCCGTCGTCGACCGGATGCCCGCGGGCAACCTCGTCGCGGAGGCCATCGGCCACCGCGTGCTCGGCCGGGAGACGCCCGGCGTCACCCACCTCCGGGCGAGCGAACTCACCATCTCCGGGCCCGAACCCATCACGTTCTCGCGCGACGGCGAACTCGCCACCCACGAGACGCTCTCCGTCCGGAACGCCGAGAAGGAACTCTCCTTGCGGGTCGGCCCGGACTACGAGCCGCACCCCTAG
- a CDS encoding sensor histidine kinase, with translation MLPGIEAARLPYVAAFAASAVACLAVAGLLGRRPDSPGERELAGLFVAVGLWAVNSVARVLVVDPVVTRALLSVELVLGAASATLWLLFAARYAGYDPLAARPVRLLFGGFLAVAVLLPVTNGLHGLVWPSLDPVVRQGVVVYAVGRGPGHYAITLTGYGVALVGLYYLVRLLWSTPPARPAVGALLTGFALLIGANLLPYTVPMLVRHPPTVTPLGAAFAAIGGAVAVRYDLFGVVAVARRSVFRTLRDPVAVVDPEGRLLDTNDAYDELFGPVEVGAALTAACPDLAAGIDLDDTDAQTVHLGDDPDAGHYSVTVSPVEVGSRVRGRSLVLRDVSDLTAATRQLRRQNEQLDEIAYSAAHNLRNPLGVIGGYADVLETHLDAEGEAFDPRLAANCLAKIHSNSERMEEIINDLLRVTHASKAASARAFVAVGTAAERALGDVEGADRLSLAVEGDGAVRANPDQFEMLLHTLVRAARDRTDGPGEVRLSVTDDGFAFADDGTPIDPEDAEVFLSYGYTTKYPGTGLGLAVAQVLAASHGWSVAVDPDYRDGLRVVVSGATVRPADEVTLVEGADPPSGGPTRKPDDDNGV, from the coding sequence ATGCTCCCGGGTATCGAGGCGGCGAGACTCCCGTACGTGGCCGCGTTCGCAGCCTCGGCGGTCGCCTGTCTCGCCGTCGCCGGCCTGCTCGGCCGACGCCCCGACAGCCCCGGGGAACGCGAACTCGCGGGGCTGTTCGTCGCCGTCGGCCTGTGGGCGGTGAACTCCGTCGCGCGCGTGCTCGTGGTCGACCCCGTCGTCACCCGCGCGCTGCTGTCCGTCGAACTCGTCCTCGGGGCGGCCTCGGCGACGCTGTGGCTCCTGTTCGCCGCGCGGTACGCCGGCTACGACCCGCTCGCGGCGCGCCCGGTCAGGCTCCTGTTCGGCGGCTTCCTCGCCGTCGCCGTCCTGCTCCCCGTCACGAACGGGCTCCACGGGCTGGTGTGGCCCTCGCTCGACCCCGTGGTGCGACAGGGCGTCGTCGTCTACGCGGTCGGCCGCGGGCCGGGCCACTACGCCATCACGCTCACGGGGTACGGGGTGGCGCTCGTCGGCCTCTACTACCTCGTCCGCCTGCTGTGGTCGACGCCGCCGGCCCGGCCCGCGGTCGGCGCGCTGCTGACGGGGTTCGCGCTCCTCATCGGGGCGAACCTCCTGCCGTACACGGTCCCGATGCTCGTCCGACACCCCCCGACCGTGACGCCGCTCGGCGCGGCGTTCGCGGCCATCGGGGGGGCGGTCGCCGTCCGCTACGACCTGTTCGGCGTCGTCGCCGTCGCGCGCCGCTCGGTGTTCCGCACCCTCAGAGACCCCGTCGCCGTGGTGGACCCGGAGGGCCGGCTGCTCGACACGAACGACGCCTACGACGAGCTGTTCGGGCCCGTCGAGGTGGGGGCGGCGCTGACGGCGGCGTGTCCCGACCTCGCGGCGGGTATCGACCTCGACGACACCGACGCGCAGACGGTCCACCTCGGCGACGACCCCGACGCCGGCCACTACTCCGTCACCGTCTCGCCCGTCGAGGTCGGCTCGCGGGTGCGGGGCCGCTCGCTCGTGCTCCGGGACGTGTCCGACCTCACCGCCGCCACCCGACAGCTCCGCCGGCAGAACGAGCAGCTCGACGAGATCGCCTACTCCGCGGCGCACAACCTCCGGAACCCGCTCGGCGTCATCGGCGGCTACGCCGACGTGCTGGAGACGCACCTCGACGCCGAGGGGGAGGCGTTCGACCCGCGGCTCGCGGCGAACTGCCTGGCGAAGATACACTCCAACAGCGAGCGGATGGAGGAGATAATCAACGACCTGCTGCGGGTGACTCACGCGAGCAAGGCGGCGAGCGCCCGCGCGTTCGTCGCCGTCGGTACGGCCGCCGAGCGCGCGCTCGGGGACGTGGAGGGCGCCGACCGCCTCTCGCTCGCCGTCGAGGGCGACGGCGCGGTGCGCGCGAACCCCGACCAGTTCGAGATGCTGCTCCACACGCTCGTCCGGGCGGCCCGCGACCGCACCGACGGCCCCGGGGAGGTGCGCCTCTCCGTCACCGACGACGGGTTCGCCTTCGCCGACGACGGCACCCCCATCGACCCGGAGGACGCCGAGGTGTTCCTCTCGTACGGCTACACGACGAAGTACCCGGGCACGGGGCTGGGGCTGGCCGTCGCGCAGGTGCTCGCCGCCAGCCACGGCTGGTCCGTCGCGGTCGACCCCGACTACCGCGACGGCCTCCGGGTCGTCGTGAGCGGGGCCACGGTCAGGCCGGCGGACGAGGTGACCCTCGTGGAGGGGGCCGACCCGCCGAGCGGCGGCCCGACACGGAAACCGGACGACGACAACGGTGTTTAA
- a CDS encoding putative quinol monooxygenase, giving the protein MIVQHATIPIDPESRDAAVEALTELGEASRAEEGVVEYRVTTDIDDENTVRIVEQYEDDAAVDAHMTSDHFEAFQEELPAFVGGDVELVRFDVAETTQLM; this is encoded by the coding sequence ATGATCGTCCAGCACGCGACGATACCGATAGACCCCGAGAGCCGCGACGCCGCCGTCGAGGCGCTGACCGAACTCGGCGAGGCCTCCCGCGCCGAGGAGGGCGTGGTCGAGTACCGCGTCACGACCGACATCGACGACGAGAACACCGTCCGCATCGTCGAGCAGTACGAGGACGACGCGGCCGTGGACGCCCACATGACGAGCGACCACTTCGAGGCGTTCCAGGAGGAACTGCCGGCGTTCGTCGGCGGCGACGTCGAACTCGTCCGGTTCGACGTGGCCGAGACGACGCAGTTGATGTAG
- a CDS encoding PAS domain S-box protein: MDGTAPDEGYFSTAAPSGDRIAVLHVDDEAGVTETAAAFLAREDDRLDVTTAASPADALDALDGIDCVVSDYDMPGMDGLELLERVRERRPELPFVLFTGKGSEEIASEAISAGVSDYLRKGAAAERYELLANRIVNAVEQYRAREAASLTERRLRELTERTDDVLWTFTADWSRLLFVNDAYESVYGGDIAALSEDASAFLDTIHPDDRETVVAAMERIAGGEAMELEYRVDPRSGYDRWVWVQGEPVREDGEVVRVVGYSREVTDRKHRKDAVEALHAATRELMTAESRDEIASLTVETVEEVLGLPYAVCRFHDEEADALRAAAFTEGVTELSGEPPTYRAGDSLTWRAFEAGESRFYDDVAAEPDRYSEEPVVRSELICPLGEFGVLTVGSPEPGAFDSIDGSLLRVLAANAEAALRRADREAEVRAERRFFDQAMAALDDVFYVLDTDGRLRRWNRNTVEVTGYDPDELDGMDAFDLFPDDQRERVAETIERVLTEGSATLDAELLDADGERHPYEFTGSRLTDPDGELFGVVGIGRDVSERRERERALERQNDRLERFADIVSHDLRSPLAVARGRLELGRETGDDEHLAAVGRAHDRMESLVDDLLELAREGDRAMEPEPVALADVVEACWRNVETDGAALRVGTEATIRADPGRLRQLLENLLRNAVEHGDHGVTVTVGDLPDGFYLADDGPGIPEAERDRVFETGHTTADDGTGLGLAIVRETAEAHGWRLTVTESDGGGARFEFRGVEAE, encoded by the coding sequence ATGGACGGCACCGCCCCCGACGAGGGCTACTTCTCGACGGCGGCGCCGAGCGGGGACCGCATCGCGGTGCTCCACGTGGACGACGAGGCGGGGGTCACGGAGACGGCCGCCGCCTTCCTCGCCCGTGAGGACGACCGCCTCGACGTGACGACGGCCGCCTCCCCGGCGGACGCGCTGGACGCGCTCGACGGTATCGACTGCGTGGTCTCCGACTACGATATGCCCGGCATGGACGGGCTGGAGCTCCTCGAACGGGTCCGCGAGCGCCGGCCGGAGCTCCCGTTCGTCCTGTTCACGGGAAAGGGGTCCGAGGAGATAGCCAGCGAGGCCATCTCCGCGGGCGTGAGCGACTACCTCCGCAAGGGCGCCGCGGCCGAGCGGTACGAGCTGCTGGCGAACCGCATCGTCAACGCCGTCGAGCAGTACCGCGCCCGGGAGGCGGCGTCGCTGACCGAGCGCCGGCTGCGCGAACTCACGGAGCGGACCGACGACGTGCTGTGGACGTTCACCGCCGACTGGTCGCGGCTGCTGTTCGTCAACGACGCCTACGAGTCGGTGTACGGCGGCGACATCGCGGCGCTGTCCGAGGACGCCTCGGCCTTCCTCGACACGATACACCCGGACGACCGCGAGACGGTGGTGGCGGCGATGGAGCGCATCGCCGGCGGGGAGGCGATGGAGCTGGAGTACCGCGTCGATCCCCGTTCCGGGTACGACCGCTGGGTGTGGGTGCAGGGCGAGCCCGTCCGCGAGGACGGCGAGGTGGTCCGGGTCGTCGGGTACAGCCGCGAGGTGACCGACCGGAAACACCGGAAGGACGCCGTCGAGGCGCTCCACGCCGCCACGCGCGAGCTGATGACCGCGGAGTCGCGCGACGAGATCGCCTCGCTGACGGTCGAGACGGTCGAGGAGGTGCTCGGGCTTCCCTACGCGGTCTGTCGGTTCCACGACGAGGAGGCCGACGCGCTCCGGGCGGCGGCGTTCACCGAGGGCGTGACCGAGCTGTCCGGCGAGCCGCCGACGTACCGCGCGGGCGACAGCCTCACCTGGCGGGCGTTCGAGGCGGGCGAGTCGCGGTTCTACGACGACGTGGCGGCCGAGCCCGACCGGTACAGTGAGGAGCCGGTCGTGCGTTCGGAGCTCATCTGCCCGCTCGGGGAGTTCGGCGTGCTCACCGTCGGCTCGCCGGAGCCGGGCGCGTTCGACAGCATCGACGGCTCGCTGTTGCGCGTGCTGGCGGCCAACGCCGAGGCCGCGCTCCGGCGGGCCGACCGCGAGGCCGAGGTGCGCGCGGAGCGGCGCTTCTTCGACCAGGCGATGGCGGCGCTGGACGACGTGTTCTACGTGCTCGACACCGACGGCCGGCTCCGCCGGTGGAACCGCAACACCGTCGAGGTCACCGGGTACGACCCCGACGAGCTGGACGGGATGGACGCGTTCGACCTGTTCCCGGACGACCAGCGCGAGCGCGTGGCCGAGACCATCGAGCGCGTGCTGACCGAGGGGAGCGCGACGCTGGACGCCGAACTGCTGGACGCCGACGGCGAGCGGCACCCCTACGAGTTCACGGGGTCGCGGCTCACCGACCCGGACGGCGAACTGTTCGGCGTCGTCGGCATCGGCCGGGACGTGAGCGAGCGCCGCGAGCGCGAGCGGGCGCTCGAACGGCAGAACGACCGGCTGGAGCGGTTCGCGGACATCGTGAGCCACGACCTCCGGAGCCCGCTCGCGGTGGCGCGCGGCCGGCTCGAACTCGGCCGGGAGACGGGCGACGACGAGCACCTCGCGGCGGTGGGGCGCGCCCACGACCGGATGGAGTCGCTCGTGGACGACCTGCTCGAACTCGCCCGCGAGGGCGACCGCGCGATGGAGCCGGAGCCGGTGGCGCTCGCCGACGTGGTCGAGGCGTGCTGGCGCAACGTCGAGACGGACGGGGCGGCCCTCCGCGTCGGGACGGAGGCGACGATACGCGCCGATCCGGGACGGCTCCGACAGCTACTGGAGAACCTCCTTCGCAACGCCGTCGAACACGGCGACCACGGCGTGACCGTCACCGTCGGCGACCTCCCCGACGGCTTCTACCTGGCGGACGACGGCCCCGGTATCCCCGAGGCCGAGCGCGACCGGGTGTTCGAGACCGGTCACACGACCGCCGACGACGGGACGGGGCTGGGGCTCGCCATCGTGCGCGAGACAGCCGAGGCCCACGGCTGGCGGCTGACCGTGACCGAGAGCGACGGCGGCGGCGCTCGGTTCGAGTTCCGTGGCGTCGAAGCCGAATAG
- a CDS encoding tetratricopeptide repeat protein, translating into MSDATDDRLALVAKRVAYLDALADGPRHKPAVVEAVGDSRSTVDRAMRRLMDAGLVERTDEGFRTTLAGLLAAERYREYVADGTAVLDAAGFLAALPRDCDLPAGALREGEVREFDAPADAVGDLLAPLRGADRYVAYLPALDDSRHLRLVHARVREAGTAVDLLCTDAVLARLRTEFPRLAADLAAAEGTTIGRVADDRGYTLALAEGAETRVTLRPAGTAALLAAEGGSVVAWARETLDAAREDATDVTAELAALSDGLDATPLGRRERRGDASPADLGFDRLDSATLADRAPTDPATAWRVGFTVADAARGYPFARRARAPDVPLDATDGGDLLPETIHDALASGANRVLLGAPGTGKRTLCRQVAARWAREEGPVFHRATPADASFDRVEPLVRALAGADGHALVVVEDAGDEGTAGRLADLLARVRDDPTTSVLAAAPADGWPPATADAAAADRLRGPDAVELGPLSLAECRDAVAAFEAATGRTVPVTGDDLFEHLREGDGPGDCHLLGHLLAAYTAPEPWADAGEPTGLDADARAALDRVAPDGPDDDTLPLAVGLLAATLAAADLPVTPDALHAVAAGEGDGTHRRVAAAVESLSGVLLFPGEGDAFRTPHPLWAVRFLDAALDRDERTAVAAFERALSALFAAADDGGRRERVASWLGRDADGLDRLARDPDAVVEAVFDLLTRHASVAPLFGTTARSGVVLPDAASDTARLEVRGDRLQGWYAAGDHDRVTAEAEGLLDVVASADVSAATAARAVVRARRRLADVADDRGDQDAAREHLRAALDAARDGDRRTEVTVLNTLGMVELHADDYDAAERHLRAAAERGAELGPTPERSATLYYLGRLRRKRGEYAAAEELLRESLAVDRQQRPRNRAEEAATLNGLGTVATDRGDHEGAESYYRRALELHRQANNRRGVAVALVNLGDLAVERGDHDTAEARFRESLDAAEPADAAVVRGAALGGLGRVALARGEYAAAERHHRERLAHNDTERARAVVALRLGDVAAARGDESAARERYAEAFERYEALGAVDRAIDAALALAEACADPATAREWSDRAATLAADAGLDDRAATAAALAERLADG; encoded by the coding sequence ATGTCCGACGCGACCGACGACCGGCTCGCGCTGGTGGCGAAACGGGTCGCGTATCTCGACGCGCTCGCGGACGGACCGCGCCACAAGCCCGCGGTCGTCGAGGCGGTCGGCGACTCCCGCTCGACCGTCGACCGCGCGATGCGCCGGCTCATGGACGCCGGCCTCGTCGAGCGCACCGACGAGGGGTTCCGCACGACGCTCGCCGGCCTGCTCGCGGCCGAGCGCTACCGCGAGTACGTCGCCGACGGGACGGCCGTGCTCGACGCGGCCGGCTTCCTCGCCGCGCTCCCCCGCGACTGCGACCTGCCCGCGGGCGCGCTCCGCGAGGGCGAGGTCCGCGAGTTCGACGCGCCCGCCGACGCCGTCGGCGACCTGCTCGCCCCCCTCCGCGGCGCCGACCGCTACGTCGCGTATCTCCCCGCGCTCGACGACTCGCGGCATCTCAGACTCGTCCACGCCCGCGTCCGCGAGGCCGGCACGGCCGTCGACCTGCTGTGTACCGACGCGGTGCTCGCCCGACTGCGGACGGAGTTCCCGCGGCTGGCGGCCGACCTCGCCGCCGCCGAGGGGACGACGATAGGCCGGGTCGCCGACGACCGGGGTTACACCCTCGCGCTCGCCGAGGGGGCCGAAACGCGCGTGACCCTCCGGCCCGCCGGGACGGCCGCCCTGCTCGCGGCCGAGGGGGGGTCGGTCGTCGCGTGGGCGCGGGAGACGCTCGACGCGGCCCGCGAGGACGCGACGGACGTTACCGCCGAGCTCGCGGCGCTCTCCGACGGCCTCGACGCGACGCCGCTCGGGCGCCGCGAGCGCCGCGGCGACGCCTCCCCCGCCGACCTCGGCTTCGACCGGCTCGACTCCGCGACGCTCGCCGACCGCGCGCCGACCGACCCGGCGACGGCGTGGCGCGTCGGCTTCACCGTCGCGGACGCCGCCCGGGGCTACCCGTTCGCGCGTCGCGCCCGCGCCCCGGACGTCCCGCTCGACGCGACCGACGGGGGCGACCTCCTGCCGGAGACCATCCACGACGCGCTCGCGTCGGGCGCGAACCGCGTCCTCCTCGGGGCGCCCGGGACGGGCAAGCGCACCCTCTGCCGGCAGGTCGCGGCGCGGTGGGCCCGCGAGGAGGGGCCGGTGTTCCACCGCGCGACCCCCGCGGACGCGTCGTTCGACCGGGTCGAGCCGCTCGTCCGGGCGCTCGCCGGGGCGGACGGCCACGCGCTCGTCGTCGTCGAGGACGCCGGCGACGAGGGGACGGCGGGGCGACTCGCCGACCTGCTCGCACGGGTGCGCGACGACCCCACGACGAGCGTCCTCGCGGCGGCGCCGGCCGACGGGTGGCCGCCCGCGACCGCCGACGCCGCGGCCGCCGACCGCCTCCGCGGCCCCGACGCGGTCGAACTCGGGCCGCTCTCGCTCGCGGAGTGTCGCGACGCCGTCGCCGCCTTCGAGGCCGCCACCGGCCGGACCGTCCCCGTGACCGGCGACGACCTGTTCGAGCACCTGCGCGAGGGCGACGGCCCCGGCGACTGCCACCTGCTCGGCCACCTGCTCGCGGCCTACACGGCGCCGGAGCCGTGGGCCGACGCCGGGGAGCCGACCGGGCTCGACGCCGACGCCCGGGCCGCCCTCGACCGCGTCGCGCCCGACGGCCCGGACGACGACACCCTCCCGCTCGCCGTCGGCCTGCTCGCGGCGACGCTCGCGGCCGCGGACCTCCCCGTCACGCCCGACGCTCTCCACGCCGTCGCCGCCGGGGAGGGGGACGGGACGCACCGCCGGGTCGCTGCCGCGGTCGAGTCGCTCTCGGGCGTGCTGTTGTTCCCCGGCGAGGGCGACGCCTTCCGCACCCCGCACCCGCTGTGGGCCGTCCGCTTCCTCGACGCGGCGCTCGACCGCGACGAGCGGACCGCGGTCGCCGCCTTCGAGCGCGCGCTGTCGGCGCTGTTCGCCGCCGCGGACGACGGGGGTCGCCGCGAGCGCGTCGCCTCGTGGCTCGGGCGCGACGCCGACGGGCTCGACCGCCTCGCGCGCGACCCCGACGCCGTCGTCGAGGCCGTCTTCGACCTGCTGACCCGCCACGCCTCGGTCGCGCCGCTGTTCGGGACGACCGCCCGCTCCGGCGTCGTCCTCCCCGACGCCGCCTCCGACACGGCGCGGCTCGAAGTCCGGGGCGACCGCCTCCAGGGGTGGTACGCGGCCGGCGACCACGACCGGGTGACGGCGGAGGCCGAGGGCCTGCTCGACGTCGTCGCCTCGGCGGACGTGAGCGCGGCGACGGCGGCCCGCGCGGTCGTCAGGGCGCGCCGACGGCTGGCGGACGTCGCCGACGACCGCGGGGACCAGGACGCCGCCCGCGAGCACCTCCGCGCGGCGCTCGACGCCGCGCGCGACGGGGACCGCCGCACGGAGGTGACGGTGCTCAACACGCTCGGGATGGTGGAGCTCCACGCCGACGACTACGACGCCGCCGAGCGCCACCTCCGGGCGGCCGCGGAGCGGGGCGCCGAACTCGGGCCGACGCCGGAACGCTCCGCGACCCTGTACTACCTCGGCCGGCTCCGCCGGAAGCGCGGCGAGTACGCGGCCGCCGAGGAACTGTTGCGCGAGTCGCTCGCCGTCGACCGACAGCAGCGGCCCCGGAACCGCGCCGAGGAGGCCGCGACGCTCAACGGGCTCGGCACCGTGGCGACCGACCGCGGCGACCACGAGGGCGCGGAGTCGTACTACCGGCGCGCGCTGGAACTCCACCGGCAGGCGAACAACCGCCGGGGGGTCGCCGTCGCGCTCGTGAACCTCGGGGACCTCGCCGTCGAGCGCGGCGACCACGACACCGCCGAGGCGCGCTTCCGCGAGTCGCTCGACGCCGCCGAGCCGGCTGACGCGGCCGTCGTCCGCGGGGCCGCGCTCGGGGGGCTGGGCCGGGTCGCGCTCGCACGCGGGGAGTACGCCGCCGCCGAGCGACACCACCGCGAGCGGCTGGCGCACAACGACACGGAACGGGCACGGGCGGTCGTCGCGCTCCGCCTCGGGGACGTGGCCGCGGCCCGGGGGGACGAGTCGGCCGCCCGCGAACGCTACGCCGAGGCGTTCGAGCGGTACGAGGCGCTGGGCGCGGTCGACCGCGCGATCGACGCCGCGCTCGCGCTCGCGGAGGCGTGTGCCGACCCGGCGACGGCCCGCGAGTGGTCCGACCGGGCGGCCACGCTCGCCGCCGACGCGGGGCTCGACGACCGCGCCGCGACGGCCGCCGCGCTCGCCGAACGGCTCGCGGACGGGTGA
- a CDS encoding M24 family metallopeptidase: MTDLAGGYGALDLLCGETDADAFVHVADRGDPTQLFLTRFHGPDRPYAFVYELDGGPTDDREGTATLCAPALFDEQAAREFAGDRVLALGPDSARTPEGRAAALLDDGARVAVLDTAGARTLARLEDGGVEPITVDPAPVERARRRKTAGEVDRLRAVQRATRAGMRRAEAVLAASAADGDTLRYEGAPLTTERLRREVNATLAREGVSDAGNTVIGAGPTCADLHFVGEDTVRPGETVLLDISPRGPDGYYGDFTRTFVPGGAAGWERDVYDAVADALEAALGVLDRGAGVEGAAVSAAVEEALAAGGFGDAAAPRMTHGPGHGVGLALHEAPGYGGTLRAGDVVTIEPGLYDPARGGVRLEDLVLVTEEGIERFGAYRLDPKPRA, encoded by the coding sequence ATGACCGACCTCGCGGGCGGCTACGGCGCGCTCGACCTGCTGTGCGGCGAGACGGACGCCGACGCGTTCGTCCACGTCGCCGACCGGGGCGACCCGACACAGCTGTTTCTCACCCGCTTTCACGGCCCCGACCGGCCGTACGCCTTCGTGTACGAACTCGACGGCGGGCCGACCGACGACCGCGAGGGGACCGCCACGCTGTGTGCGCCGGCGCTGTTCGACGAGCAGGCGGCCCGCGAGTTCGCCGGCGACCGCGTCCTCGCCCTCGGCCCCGACAGCGCCCGCACGCCGGAGGGGCGAGCCGCGGCCCTGCTGGACGACGGCGCGCGCGTCGCGGTGCTCGACACCGCCGGCGCGCGGACGCTGGCGCGCCTGGAGGACGGCGGCGTCGAGCCGATAACCGTCGACCCGGCGCCGGTCGAGCGGGCGCGCCGCCGCAAGACCGCGGGCGAGGTCGACCGCCTCCGTGCGGTCCAGCGGGCGACCCGCGCCGGGATGCGCCGGGCCGAGGCGGTGCTCGCCGCGAGCGCGGCCGACGGCGACACCCTCCGCTACGAGGGCGCGCCGCTGACGACCGAACGGCTCCGCCGGGAGGTGAACGCGACGCTCGCCCGGGAGGGCGTCTCCGACGCGGGCAACACCGTCATCGGGGCCGGCCCGACCTGCGCGGACCTCCACTTCGTCGGCGAGGACACGGTCCGCCCGGGCGAGACGGTGCTGCTCGACATCAGCCCGCGCGGCCCCGACGGCTACTACGGCGACTTCACGCGGACGTTCGTCCCCGGCGGCGCGGCCGGCTGGGAGCGGGACGTGTACGACGCCGTCGCGGACGCGCTGGAGGCCGCGCTCGGCGTGCTCGACCGCGGCGCGGGCGTCGAAGGGGCGGCCGTCTCCGCGGCCGTCGAGGAGGCGCTCGCGGCCGGCGGGTTCGGGGACGCGGCCGCGCCGCGGATGACCCACGGGCCGGGCCACGGCGTCGGCCTGGCGCTCCACGAGGCCCCGGGCTACGGGGGGACCCTGCGGGCCGGCGACGTGGTGACCATCGAGCCGGGGCTGTACGACCCGGCGCGCGGCGGGGTGCGGCTGGAGGACCTCGTCCTCGTCACCGAGGAGGGCATCGAGCGGTTCGGCGCGTACCGGCTCGACCCGAAAC